A DNA window from Hydra vulgaris chromosome 13, alternate assembly HydraT2T_AEP contains the following coding sequences:
- the LOC136090125 gene encoding uncharacterized protein LOC136090125 produces the protein MNALLHIAHSCYGFIDLVETLLSNEAKYVLLGWFSTDPLEKAFSKLRQGSGCTYFINAKSVIEKIIIQHTKLILQLDIPVDGIDDHTCDICFRDISTDEKELLDNIHDLESSVNKSTLVDIVYIAGYVQKSEIKIYDDSTNYYKYGSYLYSLNRGGLEILSDTLV, from the coding sequence ATGAATGCGCTATTGCATATAGCGCATTCGTGTTATGGCTTTATTGATCTCGTAGAAACTTTGTTGAGTAATGAAGCAAAGTATGTCTTATTAGGTTGGTTTTCAACAGATCCACTTGAAAAAGCTTTTTCTAAGCTTCGACAGGGATCTGGATGTACTTACTTTATAAATGCTAAATctgtaattgaaaaaattattattcaacaTACTAAATTGATATTACAACTTGACATTCCTGTTGATGGTATTGATGATCATACTTGTGACATATGTTTTAGAGATATTTCTACTGATGAAAAAGAACTTCTGGATAATATACATGATCTTGAAAGCTCAGTTAATAAATCTACATTAGTGGATATAGTTTACATAGCTGGCTATGTGCAAAAAagcgaaataaaaatttatgatgaTTCTaccaattattataaatatggaAGTTATCTGTATAGCTTAAACAGAGGCGGACTTGAAATTCTTTCTGATACTCTAGTCTAA